A stretch of Mytilus edulis chromosome 11, xbMytEdul2.2, whole genome shotgun sequence DNA encodes these proteins:
- the LOC139495568 gene encoding neutral protease-like, with protein sequence MERIYMFSCVYLLLVFSDSVCSVQWVDVSQRISQRLSVSMNPRDRRSLHRLSPRDLVGLEQFEELEQVDKEVTSEGTIIVKYREKFNGIPVYDAYASIETDKTTNEYTGQADGKLLHEIPDNITENKIISESQAFNIAENNATVFHKEAEVDSENIRIFIYTLDKRAILVYDVSFRLKINNHVSLPGFFISAETGQIIKQISKLKSYNLKSVGGNIKTGQHKYGVDMPFLHVQQNGNQCSLQNEDVRVFHLHNNLDKPDLPFTFRCSDGFKDEVNDAYSPLSDAYYYSTRIFQMFRDWIHLPPVAKTPVKVCVHYGKNETAHFDPNNVAVEIGDGIPFVLYPYAVIDVIGHEIGHAFTDEHTNLEYSGQSGAICESISDIIGEAAEWYITKTTDNKAGDEIIAGSLR encoded by the exons atggagAGAATATACATGTTTAGCTGCGTGTACCTCCTTTTGG TTTTCTCTGATAGTGTTTGCTCAGTTCAGTGGGTAGATGTTTCACAACGTATTTCACAAAGACTCTCTGTTTCTATGAATCCACGTGACAGACGATCTCTTCATCGGTTATCACCACGTGATCTTGTTGGATTGGAACAGTTCGAAGAACTCGAACAGGTTGACAAAGAAGTGACTTCCGAAGGGACTATCATAGTTAAATATCGTGAAAAATTTAACGGAATCCCTGTTTATGATGCCTACGCTTCGATTGAAACAGATAAAACTACTAACGAATATACAGGACAGGCAGACGGCAAATTACTCCACGAGATTCCAGATAATATAACGGAGAATAAAATAATTTCTGAAAGTCAGGCATTCAATATAGCAGAGAATAATGCTACTGTTTTCCATAAAGAGGCTGAAGTTGATAGCGAGAATATCCGAATATTTATATACACTTTAGATAAAAGGGCAATTTTAGTCTACGATGTTTCCTTTcgtttgaaaataaacaatcatgTGTCACTTCCGGGATTTTTTATTTCAGCAGAAACTGGgcaaataattaaacaaatatctaaaCTAAAATCCTACAATCTTAAATCAGTCGGAGGTAATATAAAGACTGGACAACATAAATACGGAGTGGATATGCCATTTCTTCACGTACAGCAAAACGGAAACCAGTGTTCACTCCAGAATGAGGATGTGCGTGTGTTTCATTTACATAACAATTTAGACAAACCAGATTTACCCTTTACATTTCGATGTTCAGATGGATTTAAGGACGAAGTGAACGATGCATATTCTCCACTGAGTGATGCCTACTACTATAGTACAAGGATATTTCAAATGTTTCGAGACTGGATACATTTGCCCCCCGTAGCAAAGACACCAGTCAAAGTGTGTGTACACTATGGAAAAAATGAAACTGCGCACTTTGACCCAAATAACGTAGCTGTTGAAATCGGTGACGGGATACCATTTGTCCTTTATCCGTACGCCGTTATTGACGTCATTGGTCATGAAATTGGTCACGCGTTTACTGATGAACATACAAATCTTGAATACAGCGGACAATCAGGAGCCATATGTGAATCAATATCTGACATTATTGGCGAGGCAGCAGAATGGTATATAACAAAAACTACGGATAACAAGGCTGGTGATGAAATCATCGCCGGATCGCTTCGATAA
- the LOC139494258 gene encoding ficolin-2-like, with translation MTTHMFSTLYWSLIRLVICGQLYLIYAEIQKGKLLTYNNINISSSGSPTEVYTEDRSLVECSRRILNDDSICVASYDTVTDMCMMYTLCFSPLIDVSKTDTFLVHRDYSVLRPRDCGDIHPGSLSGVYTIYPADEQFDVYCDMDTAGPGWTVFQRRTDGTIDFYQGWYEFEIGFGNLESEFWLGNKYIHLLTSTGKKKLYIYLEDFEGNSRYAEYSDFSIGDATTNYTLNVDAYSGTAGDSLMKPGDRNQNGMMFSTKDRDNDRYPDYDCAQKYKGAWWHNMCHWANLNGAYLGGPHSSFADGIEWYTWKGYRYSLKSTKMMFKGNYQ, from the exons ATGACGACACACATGTTTAGCACACTATATTGGTCTTTGATAAGACTTGTGATTTGCGGCCAGCTTTATTTGATATATGCTGAGATTCAAAAGGGAAAGTTACTGACGTACAACAACATCAATATTTCATCATCTGGAAGTCCTACAGAAGTATATACAGAAGATAGGTCTCTCGTGGAATGTAGCCGACGGATTCTCAATGATGATAGCATTTGTGTCGCAAGTTATGATACAGTAACGGATATGTGTATGATGTATACCTTGTGTTTCTCTCCGTTAATCGATGTTTCAAAAACAGACACCTTTCTGGTACACAGAGACTATTCag TTCTACGCCCACGTGACTGCGGTGACATCCACCCAGGAAGTTTATCAGGGGTATATACTATTTACCCAGCAGATGAACAGTTTGATGTCTACTGTGACATGGATACAGCTGGACCGGGATGGACT GTTTTCCAAAGGAGAACAGATGGAACGATCGACTTTTACCAGGGATGGTATGAGTTTGAGATTGGATTCGGAAATTTGGAATCAGAATTTTGGTTGG GAAATAAATACATACACCTTCTTACATCTACTGGAAAGAAAAAACTTTATATCTATCTTGAGGATTTTGAAGGAAATTCGAGATATGCAGAGTACAGTGACTTCAGTATAGGAGATGCCACAACGAATTATACTTTGAATGTTGACGCATACAGTGGAACTGCAG GAGATAGTCTTATGAAACCTGGTGATAGAAACCAAAACGGTATGATGTTTTCCACTAAAGATAGAGATAACGATAGATATCCTGACTACGACTGCGCACAAAAGTATAAGGGGGCGTGGTGGCACAATATGTGTCATTGGGCAAATTTGAATGGAGCATATTTAGGTGGACCTCATTCATCATTTGCAGATGGTATCGAATGGTATACATGGAAAGGATATCGATATTCGCTGAAGTCTACTAAAATGATGTTTAAAGGAAACTATCAATGA